The nucleotide sequence CTCCTCCAACATCTTCCTTTGATTTGTTTATGCCTTGTATTATTTCAGTAATATTTAATACTGGCAATAGTATAGGTTTCAACCCCATTTTCACCATGATATTATTAACTGTCTCTCTAGTATAACTCCAAAGCATTGGTATTGATTGTACTTTTAGAAAAAATTCATATTCTTTCTTGTCTAATATTTTTTTACTTATACATAATCCTTCATAAACCACTTCTATTTGAAAAACTACTTGATCTTCTTTTTTTCCTTGTATTTTAGTCTTTAAATAAGTTTTCCCTTCAGTATCACTTATGACTTCTCCATAATTTCCTATATTTGTTTCAACTTTTATTTTTTCGTTATCTAAGCTATGATAATTATCATCAACAAAACAACTAAGTGATACAACTCTTATAGTTTTTAATTGAATATTATGCAAATCATCACTTCTCAGTTTTCTCATGTATAGTCACCTCCTATATAGAATATTAATGTATAAATTTAATAGAAAAAGTCTGCATTTGAGCAGACTTAAAATCATCATAAAGTTTATCTATAACATATTCATTAGCTTTAATATTATCCTTTTCATCTATTATTTTTCCATCTAGTTTTATTTTGTTTGATTCCTTATTCTCAAATATTGAGTCTGAAATATCCTGTTTTTCTATACTCAACTCTTCAATTTTCATTTTGACACTATCAAAAAAGTCTACTAAAAAATCTAAAGTTGCTTCATAATTATTATTTTCAAGAGTGTCTCTGATAAGATAATCGTGATATCTTATTATATTATATAAATCTTTTGAATCATACTTTCTTTCTTTTATTTTTTTAACGAAACTTTTTATACTTAAAATATTTT is from Caldisalinibacter kiritimatiensis and encodes:
- a CDS encoding protein-export chaperone SecB is translated as MRKLRSDDLHNIQLKTIRVVSLSCFVDDNYHSLDNEKIKVETNIGNYGEVISDTEGKTYLKTKIQGKKEDQVVFQIEVVYEGLCISKKILDKKEYEFFLKVQSIPMLWSYTRETVNNIMVKMGLKPILLPVLNITEIIQGINKSKEDVGGDQ